The genome window GCCGAGGAAGTAAAAACGACCGTCGGAACAACTTCGATCGCTGATCTTTTGGAGCAATTTCTCTTCCCACGTTCTATGCATGGAACCTTGATCGAAAAACTCTCTGGTGGTGAGAAGAAGCGCCTCTTTCTCTTGAAACTCTTGATTGAAAAACCCAATGTGCTTCTCCTCGATGAGCCGACCAATGACTTGGATATCGCAACCTTGACGGTTTTGGAAAACTTCCTTCAAAATTTTGGTGGTCCCGTTATTACCGTTAGCCACGACCGCTATTTCTTGGACAAGGTCGCAAGTAAGATCCTGGCTTTTGAAAACGGGGGCATTCGAGAGTTCTTTGGCAATTATACGGATTACCTGGATGAAAAAGCCTTTGAAGCAGCTCAAGTAACGGCCAGTCACAAGGTTGAAAAAGAGAAACCTGTCAAGCCAAAAGAAGAGAAGAAACGCATGAGCTACATGGAAAAGCAAGAGTGGGCAAGCATTGAAGCAGATATCGAAGCCATTGAAAATCGGATCGCAGAGATTGAAGTGGAGATGAATGAAAACGGCTCTGACTTTGGCAAATTGTCAGCCCTTCAAAAGGAATTGGATCAGGAAAATGAGCGATTGCTTGAGAAGTACGATCGTTATGAATACCTGAGCGAATTAGATGAATAAGGAGGCCCTATGAATCAATTGAACCGTATATCCCTTGGGATTTCAGCCACTATTTTTACCATTATCGGTATCGTCTTGTTTATCAATCCGATTGAGCACATCGGCTCATTTAGCTGGTTGATTTCCTGTGGCTTCTTTTTAATTTCCCTTTCGCGTTTTTCACGCTATTACCGATTGCGCCAAGCTGGTGTCATTCAGCAGCAACAGCTCTTTCACAGTATGGTCGCCTTGGTTTTTGCGGTCTACTTACTGCTCTATGGCTATAAGACCTTGCCGATTGTCTTTCCAGTTACCTTAGGAATTTGGCTCATCTATCGTTCGATTTTGAACTTCAGAAAAGCCAATTTCTACTCGAGGAAGGTTGAAGAACTGTCCAAACGTTATATTTTCTTTGCCTTGCTACAGCTCTTCATCGGCTTATTCTTAATCGTTAGTCCGCTTTCGATTAGCGTCTTTCTATTAAATATTATTGGCTTGATTTTCCTCATTTTAGGATTTCAATCTTTTAGTCTCTTGTTAAAAAGTTAAGAAAAGTTACGTGCAAACCTTTGCGTTTGATAAAAAGTCTGATATAATAGATCTGTAAGTGTTTACAAGTTTGAAAGGAGTTACAGATGTCTAAAAAAATTATTGGGATTGACCTTGGGGGAACTTCAATTAAGTTTGCCATCCTCACTTTGGATGGGGAAGTTCAAGAAAAATGGTCTATTAAAACAAATATCTTGGATGAAGGTAGCCATATCGTAGAAGATATGATCGAATCCATCGCGCATCGCTTAAAGATGCTTGAGCTGGATGCTTCTGAGTTCCAAGGAATTGGAATGGGTTCGCCTGGTGTCGTTGACCGTGAAAAAGGTACAGTTATCGGTGCCTACAACTTGAACTGGAAGATCCTTCAACCAGTCAAAGAAAAGATCGAAACTGCCCTTCATATTCCATTCTTTATCGATAATGATGCCAACGTTGCTGCTTTGGGTGAACGTTGGAAAGGGGCTGGTGAAAACCAACCAGATGTTGTCTTCATGACCCTTGGTACAGGTGTCGGCGGTGGGATCGTCGCTGAAGGTCGTCTCTTGCACGGTGTGCGTGGAGCTGCTGGGGAACTTGGTCACATCACGGTTGACTTTGATGATCCAATCCAATGTACCTGTGGTAAAAAAGGCTGTCTTGA of Streptococcus sp. S5 contains these proteins:
- a CDS encoding ROK family glucokinase: MSKKIIGIDLGGTSIKFAILTLDGEVQEKWSIKTNILDEGSHIVEDMIESIAHRLKMLELDASEFQGIGMGSPGVVDREKGTVIGAYNLNWKILQPVKEKIETALHIPFFIDNDANVAALGERWKGAGENQPDVVFMTLGTGVGGGIVAEGRLLHGVRGAAGELGHITVDFDDPIQCTCGKKGCLETVASATGIVNLTRRYADEYEGDSQLKVLIDNGEEVTAKTVFDLAKEGDALALIVYKNFSRYLGLAAANIGSTLNPSKIVIGGGVSAAGDFLLDGVRKVFEENSFPQVRESTQLALATLGNDAGVIGAASLVLQ